A portion of the Actomonas aquatica genome contains these proteins:
- a CDS encoding HAD family hydrolase, with protein sequence MQIEFPDRGFRGYIFDLDGTLIDSMPVHYRAWDLAMQEAGVPGTLDEDLFYSLGGVPTLGVAEKMGEHYGLTIDAAAVSHRKEKLYLDCLAEVKVIEPVAAFAREMAKTHPVAIATGGEPLIAHPAIKAAGLDDVFEIVVTPEDVAPGRGKPAPDMFLEAARRMGVPPAECVVFEDAVPGIKAAEAAGMAVVRVPSRG encoded by the coding sequence ATGCAGATAGAATTTCCCGATCGCGGCTTCCGTGGCTACATCTTCGATCTCGATGGCACGCTCATCGATTCCATGCCGGTGCACTACCGGGCGTGGGATCTCGCCATGCAGGAGGCGGGCGTGCCGGGGACGCTCGATGAGGATCTGTTTTACAGCCTTGGTGGCGTGCCGACGCTGGGTGTGGCGGAGAAGATGGGGGAGCATTACGGCCTGACGATCGACGCCGCGGCGGTGTCGCACCGAAAGGAGAAGCTCTATCTGGACTGTCTGGCGGAGGTGAAGGTCATCGAGCCGGTGGCGGCGTTTGCGCGGGAGATGGCGAAGACGCATCCGGTGGCGATCGCGACGGGCGGCGAGCCGCTCATCGCGCATCCGGCGATCAAAGCGGCGGGGTTGGATGATGTGTTTGAGATCGTGGTGACCCCGGAGGACGTGGCGCCGGGTCGCGGCAAACCGGCTCCAGACATGTTCCTCGAAGCGGCGCGACGCATGGGCGTGCCGCCGGCGGAGTGTGTGGTTTTTGAGGATGCGGTGCCGGGCATCAAAGCCGCCGAAGCCGCCGGCATGGCGGTGGTGCGGGTGCCGAGCCGCGGTTGA